The proteins below are encoded in one region of Lactuca sativa cultivar Salinas chromosome 3, Lsat_Salinas_v11, whole genome shotgun sequence:
- the LOC111900882 gene encoding uncharacterized protein LOC111900882 produces the protein MASSDDVFKELFASIYEPFSGLNEMDYELHGIYMDHEPEHEFVTALDKCRDVFLNVLLSDENLRNSRMADEIRAQVYHANEWQSDEEGEQEAVKNKYRIHDPNTPWDKMEPKVGDMFESPTQLKFCIQNYRVSNGYQIYFEKCDKTRLVARCGKRTEMNDCPFRLYAGWMYNEKSFQVKNLVGEHRCSRKFKFGSLVSPEWIGRHYITEIANTPKMKLRDMIADIKQRLRCVVSIGQVRRAKKWATELIEGKLTEHYARVWDYADELLRSNPGSTCKVSVTVNPDGKNYFHKFYIGFKALSDGWKLGCRRVIGLDGCFLKGQVKGELLIAIGRDANNQVYPIAWAVVDVENKPNWTWFIELLRDSVDLHDGRGLVVISDQHKGLVEAVKDILPNVEHRQCARHVYANFKKAYTGLEFKKLFWAASMSCVESDFMRHMETIKKLSPSAYEYLMSRQPKTWCRAYFDRGYACEAVENGISECFNSIIVDARKKPLITMLEEIRIYIMDRFSHMIEENVKWKSNVCPAILRKMQLFGKNMRLWVVVHSQGHVFEARRGCDSYMVDLDSRTCSCRLWDLSGIPCVHANAAINYINQTPDVYIDGYFSKENFKKSYSSNIKPVNGSNLWSQTGFIKPLPPLARRMPGRPTTKRKRHASEQEGRFSSTRVFVPRIVRCGKCLEYGHNQKSCKNEKKTSSTLATKEKRQTKETSIVN, from the exons ATGGCTTCATCGGATGACGTTTTCAAAGAACTATTTGCTAGTATATACGAGCCCTTCTCTGGACTAAATGAGATGGATTATGAGCTCCATGGTATTTATATGGATCACGAACCAGAGCATGAGTTCGTGACTGCGCTTGATAAATGTAGGGACGTCTTTCTCAATGTTCTACTTAGTGATgaaaacttaaggaattcaagaaTGGCTGATGAAATCAGAGCACAAGTTTATCATGCTAATGAATGGCAAAGTGATGAAGAAGGTGAACAAGAGGCGGTGAAGAATAAGTACAGAATTCATGATCCAAACACACCATGGGATAAGATGGAACCTAAGGTAGGTGATATGTTTGAGTCTCCTACACAACTTAAGTTTTGTATTCAAAATTATAGGGTGTCAAATGGATATCAGATATACTTTGAAAAATGTGATAAAACTAGACTAGTTGCAAGATGTGGGAAGAGGACAGAGATGAATGATTGTCCTTTCAGATTGTATGCTGGATGGATGTACAATGAAAAATCATTTCAAGTTAAAAATTTGGTTGGAGAGCATCGTTGCAGTAGGAAGTTCAAATTTGGAAGTCTTGTTTCCCCTGAATGGATAGGTAGGCATTACATTACTGAAATTGCAAACACACCTAAGATGAAACTTAGGGACATGATTGCCGATATCAAACAAAGGTTGAGATGTGTAGTATCCATTGGGCAAGTCCGTAGGGCAAAAAAATGGGCCACTGAGTTGATTGAAGGAAAACTAACTGAACATTATGCTAGGGTATGGGATTATGCTGATGAATTATTAAGGTCCAACCCAGGTTCAACATGCAAAGTTAGTGTCACTGTCAATCCAGATGGGAAGAACTACTTCCACAAATTTTACATTGGTTTCAAAGCTTTAAGTGATGGATGGAAATTAGGGTGTAGAAGAGTAATTGGTTTGGATGGATGCTTCCTGAAAGGACAGGTGAAGGGTGAGTTGTTGATTGCCATTGGTAGAGATGCTAATAACCAGGTGTATCCTATAGCATGGGCTGTTGTTGATGTTGAAAACAAGCCTAACTGGACTTGGTTTATTGAGCTTCTTAGAGATAGTGTAGACCTTCATGATGGCAGAGGATTGGTGGTGATATCTGACCAACATAAG GGATTGGTTGAAGCTGTAAAAGATATACTCCCAAATGTTGAGCACAGGCAATGTGCCAGGCATGTTTATGCCAATTTCAAGAAAGCATACACAGGGTTGGAGTTCAAGAAATTATTTTGGGCTGCATCAATGAGTTGTGTAGAAAGTGACTTTATGAGGCACATGGAAACCATCAAGAAGTTGAGCCCATCTGCATATGAGTACTTGATGTCAAGACAACCAAAAACATGGTGTAGAGCTTACTTTGATAGGGGTTATGCGTGTGAAGCAGTTGAGAATGGAATCTCTGAGTGTTTCAACTCAATCATTGTTGATGCTAGGAAAAAACCCCTTATCACAATGCTTGAGGAGATCAGGATATATATAATGGACAGGTTTTCCCACATGATAGAGGAAAAtgttaaatggaaatcaaatgtTTGTCCTGCTATACTTAGGAAAATGCAGTTGTTTGGGAAAAATATGAG GTTATGGGTTGTAGTTCATAGTCAAGGACATGTTTTTGAAGCTAGAAGAGGATGTGACAGCTATATGGTGGACTTGGACAGCAGGACTTGCAGTTGCAGATTATGGGATTTGTCTGGGATCCCATGTGTACATGCAAATGCAGCCATCAACTACATCAATCAAACACCAGATGTATATATTGATGGGTACTTTTCAaaggaaaattttaaaaagtcTTACTCCTCTAATATAAAACCAGTGAATGGGAGTAATCTTTGGAGCCAAACTGGATTCATAAAGCCATTGCCTCCTTTGGCTAGGAGAATGCCAGGTAGGCCTACTACCAAAAGGAAGAGGCATGCTAGTGAGCAAGAGGGGAGGTTTTCATCAACAAGGGTATTTGTACCAAGAATAGTAAGATGTGGGAAATGCTTAGAGTATGGCCATAATCAAAAAAGTTGTAAGAATGAGAAAAAAACCAGTAGTACCCTTGCTACCAAAGAAAAGAGGCAGACCAAGGAAACATCCATTGTTAACTGA
- the LOC111900878 gene encoding WAT1-related protein At3g28050, producing the protein MAGDGRYYCYKEVLPFAAMVTMECTNVGLNTLYKAATLRGMSYHVFIVYSYAIAAFLLLPAPFFSTRSRVLPPVNFSIVSKIGLLGIIGCTSQIMGYTGIIYSSPTLASAISNLVPAFTFILAVIFRMETLSFTKKSTRAKFFGTVVSVTGAFVVTLYKGPKLIWSLAHSPSQSPIVSLTSSQPNWALGGLFLTSEYILVPLWYIVQTQIMKEYPAELTVVFFYNLIVSILAAIVGAFTQPDSSSWKLKPDIALASILCSGVLGSCLNNSVHTWALRLKGPLFVAMFKPLSIAIAVALGVMFLGDDLYLGSVIGATIISIGFYTVMWGKSKEDLVKDEVINLDSSSTPRSPLLQYKDEDMESR; encoded by the exons ATGGCCGGCGACGGCAGATACTACTGTTACAAGGAGGTCCTACCGTTTGCTGCCATGGTCACCATGGAGTGCACCAACGTCGGCCTCAACACCTTGTACAAAGCCGCCACACTCAGAGGAATGAGTTACCATGTTTTCATCGTTTACTCCTACGCCATCGCTGCCTTCCTCCTCCTTCCGGCACCCTTCTTCTCCACTAG aTCAAGGGTGCTTCCTCCGGTGAATTTTTCGATTGTAAGCAAAATCGGGCTATTGGGAATCATTGG GTGTACGTCGCAGATCATGGGGTATACCGGAATAATTTATAGTTCTCCGACGCTTGCTTCCGCCATTAGCAATCTTGTTCCTGCTTTTACCTTCATCCTTGCAGTCATTTTCAG gatggagacattatcttttacGAAAAAAAGTACTCGTGCGAAGTTTTTTGGAACAGTTGTTTCAGTAACAGGTGCATTTGTTGTCACACTTTACAAAGGTCCAAAGCTTATTTGGAGTCTCGCACATTCGCCTTCGCAATCGCCAATTGTTTCCTTAACTTCCTCGCAACCAAACTGGGCTCTCGGTGGTCTTTTTTTAACCTCGGAGTACATCTTGGTCCCATTGTGGTACATCGTACAG ACACAAATCATGAAGGAGTATCCAGCAGAATTAACAGTGGTGTTCTTTTACAACTTAATTGTGAGCATTTTGGCTGCAATAGTAGGGGCTTTTACACAACCAGATTCAAGTTCATGGAAGCTCAAGCCCGATATAGCATTGGCCTCAATCTTGTGCTCG GGTGTTCTTGGTTCGTGCTTAAACAATAGTGTTCATACATGGGCGTTGCGTTTAAAGGGGCCATTGTTTGTGGCCATGTTTAAACCGTTGTCAATTGCTATTGCAGTCGCATTGGGTGTCATGTTTCTTGGCGATGACCTCTACCTTGGAAG TGTGATTGGTGCAACGATAATATCGATTGGGTTCTATACAGTGATGTGGGGAAAATCGAAAGAAGATTTGGTGAAAGATGAAGTTATAAACTTGGATTCATCCTCGACACCAAGATCACCATTGTTGCAATACAAGGATGAGGACATGGAGAGTCGATAA